In Peromyscus maniculatus bairdii isolate BWxNUB_F1_BW_parent chromosome 21, HU_Pman_BW_mat_3.1, whole genome shotgun sequence, one DNA window encodes the following:
- the Zfp57 gene encoding zinc finger protein 57 homolog yields the protein MGAKKQRLQIPITYEDVAVDFTQEEWECLTEKQKAVYQNVLSETFKNLTFVDQNTMQNGKGRRRSGFHPPKTAGHKRKSQKPSSNLEDEERDDEEKTSPVCTGIFKGGPLYFCLTCGKCYKKYTNVVDHQYPLKAQQTTGHKALSSKPQNHRGRPFSCELCDKNYRDASGLSRHRRTHLGYRPSSCSVCGKRFRDQSEVKRHMKVHQNRKPVAGSQERKVKKAPRTSPRSQAPILRHSKVIQGPVARTKTRNSRASSLDVRSNPIPVRCSRRKIRCPYCSLRLTRKTYFLTHLKFHFKNQPSQYLSCRESSQSSVMVDSHRNTHRKQNIYCCPICDICFRGKESLLDHLCCKKSGRPIKCWAILGHLLGFLYEPLCLGNTSTVEESSEEEE from the exons TGTGCTGTCAGAAACCTTTAAGAACCTGACATTTGTAG ATCAGAACACCATGCAAAATGGAAAAGGACGGAGGAGATCAGGTTTCCATCCCCCAAAGACAGCAG GACACAAGAGAAAATCTCAAAAACCTAGCTCAAACCtggaagatgaggagagagatgaTGAAGAGAAGACCTCTCCTGTTTGCACAGGGATATTCAAAGGTGGACCTCTCTATTTCTGTCTGACCTGTGGCAAATGTTACAAAAAGTACACCAACGTCGTTGATCACCAGTATCCTTTGAAGGCCCAGCAGACTACTGGCCACAAAGCCCTCAGCTCCAAGCCCCAGAATCATAGAGGGAGGCCTTTCTCTTGTGAGCTCTGTGACAAGAATTACCGTGATGCCTCTGGACTGAGCCGTCACCGACGTACTCATTTAGGTTATAGGCCCAGTTCATGTTCTGTGTGTGGAAAACGCTTCCGGGATCAGTCTGAGGTCAAACGCCACATGAAGGTGCACCAAAACAGGAAGCCAGTGGCTGGCAGCCAGGAGCGTAAGGTGAAGAAGGCTCCACGTACATCACCTAGATCCCAGGCTCCCATCCTCAGGCACTCAAAAGTGATCCAGGGACCAGTGGCCAGGACTAAGACAAGGAACAGCAGAGCCTCATCCCTGGATGTCAGATCCAACCCTATTCCAGTGAGATGCTCTAGAAGAAAGATCCGCTGCCCCTATTGTTCATTACGTTTAACCAGGAAGACCTATTTCTTAACCCACCTCAAGTTCCACTTCAAAAATCAGCCCAGCCAATACTTAAGTTGCAGGGAGTCCTCCCAGTCGTCTGTGATGGTAGACTCCCACCGGAACACCCACAGGAAGCAAAATATCTACTGTTGCCCCATCTGTGATATCTGCTTTAGGGGAAAGGAAAGCCTGCTGGATCACTTGTGCTGTAAGAAATCAGGCAGACCCATTAAGTGCTGGGCAATCCTGGGTCATTTGCTTGGCTTTCTTTATGAACCCTTGTGTCTGGGAAATACTTCAACAGTAGAGGAGTCCTCTGAGGAGGaggaatga
- the Mog gene encoding myelin-oligodendrocyte glycoprotein: MKMMASLWSFSLSSCLLSLLLLLQLASSYAGQFRVVGPGHPIRALVGDEAELPCRISPGKNASGMEVGWYRPPFSRVVHLYRNGKDQDAEQAPEYRGRTELLKDSIGEGKVTLRIQNVRFSDEGGFTCFFRDHSYQEEAAMELKVEDPFYWINPGVLVLIALLPALLLQISVGLVFLFLQHRLRGKLRAEVENLHRTFDPHFLRVPCWKITLFVIVPVLGPLVALIICYNWLHRRLAGQFLEELRNPF, encoded by the exons ATGAAGATGATGGCCAGCTTGTGGAGCTTTTCTCTATCCAgctgcctcctctccctgctcctcctcctccagctggcATCCAGCTATGCAG GACAGTTCAGAGTGGTAGGACCAGGGCATCCCATCCGGGCTTTAGTTGGGGATGAAGCAGAACTGCCATGCCGAATATCTCCTGGGAAGAATGCCTCGGGCATGGAGGTGGGGTGGTACCGTCCTCCCTTCTCTAGAGTGGTTCATCTCTACCGAAATGGCAAAGACCAAGATGCAGAGCAGGCACCTGAATATCGGGGACGCACAGAGCTTCTGAAAGACAGTATCGGTGAGGGAAAGGTTACCCTCAGGATTCAGAACGTGAGGTTCTCAGATGAAGGAGGCTTCACCTGCTTCTTCAGAGATCACTCTTACCAAGAGGAGGCAGCAATGGAGTTGAAAGTGGAAG ATCCCTTCTACTGGATCAACCCTGGGGTTTTGGTCCTCATCGCACTTCTGCCTGCACTCCTGCTGCAGATCTCTGTAGGCCTGGTCTTCCTCTTTCTGCAGCACAGACTGAGAG GAAAACTTCGAGCAGAAGTCG AGAATCTACATCGGACTTTTG ATCCTCACTTCCTGAGGGTGCCCTGCTGGAAGATAACACTGTTTGTTATTGTGCCTGTTCTTGGACCCCTGGTTGCCTTGATCATCTGCTACAACTGGCTGCACAGAAGACTAGCAG GACAGTTTCTTGAAGAGCTAA GAAACCCCTTTTGA